The genomic interval AGTTGACAGTTGACAGTAGGCAGTCGGCGAACTGCGAACTGCGAACTGAAAAACCTTATATTTGTCAGTAAACTAATCCCGGACCAAATGAACTACCTATCCATCCGCCTTACTATCCTTCTCCTTCTGATGTCGTTCTTCGCCGCCGCTCAGTCCGACACCATCAACAAGCCGGTTAAAAAGGAAAAAATCAAAAAAGGCTGGACTTTCGGCGCATTGCCGGTCGTGGCCTATGATTCCGATATGGGTTTTCAGTATGGCGCCCTGGCCCAGTTCTTTGATTATGGAGATGGAACCATTTACCCGGAATACCGCCATACATTTTATGTAGAAGTGAGCCGTTTCACCAAAGGTTCAGGGGTCAACCAGCTTTTCTATGATTCCAAATACCTGATCCCGGGCCACATCCGCATAACGGCTGATTTGGATTACCTCACCGAACGTGCCCTCGATTTTTATGGTTTTAACGGTTACGAAGCCAATTATGAGCAAGGTGTAACAGACAAAGAATCGGATGAATACATCTCCCGTGTTTATTATAAGCACGAAAGAATGATGCTCCGTGCCATGGCCGATTTCCAGGGAAGGATCATCGGCGAAAAATTCCGCTGGCTGGCCGGGTTGAACTATTTCAATATAAAGACAGCCACTGTTGACATTGAAAGGATGAACAAAGGCAAAAAAGAGAGTAAACAATTGCCCGATACGAGCCTTCTTTATGATGAATATGTGAAATATGGCCTGATCAGCGAGGAGGAGAAGGAAGGCGGAAGCCACCTCATCCTGAAACTGGGGCTTATTTATGATACAAGGGACAATGAAGCAGCCCCGAATAAAGGTATCTGGTCGGAATTACTGCTGATGGTGGCGCCTGAGTTCATGAGCAATACCTCCAGCGGGTTTACCATGCTTGCGGCAACGCATCGCCAGTTCTTCACCCTGGCTCCAAAAAAGCTGGTTCTGGCTTACCGTCTGAGTTACCAGGGGACGATAATGGGAAGAACGCCATTTTATATGCTGCCATACCTGTTCAGTTCCTTTGCACTGACTACCAAACCGGATGGACTGGGCGGCTCGCGGACCGTCCGGGGCGTCCTCAGAAACCGTGTGGTTGGAGATGGAACAGTTAATGGAAATATTGAATTGCGCTGGAAATTCTGGAAAACTTATCTTTTCAAGCAAAACTTCTATTTAGGGCTGACCGGTTTCTTTGATGCCGGTATGGTAGTCCAGGATCGCTTTGTCGATCAGGATGTGACAGATAATAAAACATTCTATTTCGACACTCAGCATGACCGTCCGCATTTCGGTACCGGTCTTGGACTAAGGGCCGCTTTGAACGAGAATTTCATCATCGCTGTTGATTACGGTTTTGCCCTGGATAAAAGAGACGGGACCAGCGGGTTGTACATCGGGATCAGTAATGTTTTCTAGTATAATGCGTTAAAAAAATTTTGCATACCTTTGCAGCCCTTGTTTAATTCAAAAATCAAACTAAATCTATTTGAAAATGAAAAGTAAAATAATCCTCGCGTCAGTTTTAATGCTAAGCATGGGATTAAGCTCATTCGCTCAGACATTAAATGAAGTGATTGAAACTTACAATAAAGCTGGGGCATATTTCAATGAAGGAAAATATGCTGATGCACTCAAAACCTACGAGCAAACCTTAAAGATTTGCACTCAAGTTGGAGATTCTGCTTTAGAATTTCAGATTAAAGTTGAGCAAACCATCCCACTAACTTATTACAATATAGGCAAGGGGTTTTTTGATGCAAAAAATTATAAGGAGGCTATAACGAATTTCGAATTATCAATAAAATTTGCCGATAAAGTTGGGGACACTAAAACTACAGATAAATCACGCGCTTATTTAGCTGG from Bacteroidales bacterium carries:
- a CDS encoding outer membrane protein assembly factor; translation: MNYLSIRLTILLLLMSFFAAAQSDTINKPVKKEKIKKGWTFGALPVVAYDSDMGFQYGALAQFFDYGDGTIYPEYRHTFYVEVSRFTKGSGVNQLFYDSKYLIPGHIRITADLDYLTERALDFYGFNGYEANYEQGVTDKESDEYISRVYYKHERMMLRAMADFQGRIIGEKFRWLAGLNYFNIKTATVDIERMNKGKKESKQLPDTSLLYDEYVKYGLISEEEKEGGSHLILKLGLIYDTRDNEAAPNKGIWSELLLMVAPEFMSNTSSGFTMLAATHRQFFTLAPKKLVLAYRLSYQGTIMGRTPFYMLPYLFSSFALTTKPDGLGGSRTVRGVLRNRVVGDGTVNGNIELRWKFWKTYLFKQNFYLGLTGFFDAGMVVQDRFVDQDVTDNKTFYFDTQHDRPHFGTGLGLRAALNENFIIAVDYGFALDKRDGTSGLYIGISNVF